In Bacteroidota bacterium, a single window of DNA contains:
- the rplJ gene encoding 50S ribosomal protein L10 gives MKKTEKNVIVAELQEIFENNSFVYITDATGMTAADTNSLRRELFKNGVTMRVAKNTLIKLAMKNSSKDFGELPDTLKGSSAIMVSVNLKAPAVAIKGFRGAKETPKLKGAFIDSAIYIGDNQLSALASLKSKEDMLADIISLLQSPVMNVLSAINSSSQNITGILQTLSNKEN, from the coding sequence ATGAAAAAGACAGAAAAAAATGTGATTGTTGCAGAATTGCAGGAAATCTTTGAAAACAACTCGTTTGTTTACATCACAGACGCAACCGGCATGACTGCTGCAGACACAAACAGTTTAAGAAGGGAATTGTTTAAAAATGGAGTAACAATGAGAGTGGCCAAAAATACTCTGATTAAACTCGCAATGAAAAATTCATCCAAGGATTTTGGAGAGCTTCCAGACACTTTAAAAGGTTCATCAGCCATTATGGTGAGTGTAAACCTTAAAGCACCGGCTGTTGCTATCAAAGGCTTCAGAGGCGCAAAAGAAACTCCAAAACTCAAAGGTGCATTTATTGATTCCGCAATCTATATTGGTGACAACCAATTAAGTGCGTTAGCATCATTGAAGTCTAAAGAAGATATGTTGGCTGACATCATTTCACTCCTACAATCTCCCGTTATGAATGTTCTATCTGCAATCAACTCCAGCAGTCAGAACATTACCGGAATCTTACAAACACTATCAAACAAAGAAAATTAA
- the secE gene encoding preprotein translocase subunit SecE: MLERIKNYWNLIVDELLNKVTWPTWDELRQASMIVLVASIIIAALVYLADIVLGFILQFIYGIFG, encoded by the coding sequence ATGTTAGAGAGAATAAAGAATTATTGGAATCTGATTGTTGACGAGTTGCTCAATAAAGTAACTTGGCCTACATGGGACGAACTTAGACAGGCTTCCATGATTGTACTTGTTGCTTCTATTATTATAGCTGCGCTCGTATATCTGGCAGATATTGTTCTTGGTTTTATTCTTCAGTTTATATATGGAATTTTTGGCTAA
- the rplL gene encoding 50S ribosomal protein L7/L12 has protein sequence MADLKQIAEQLVNLTVKEVKELSDILKSDYGIEPAAAAVAVAAPAVAGGAADAAAAKTEFDVILKSAGAAKLGVVKVVKDLTGLGLKEAKDLVDAAPKPVKEKVSKEEADALKAKLEEAGAEVEIK, from the coding sequence ATGGCAGATTTAAAACAAATTGCAGAACAATTGGTCAACCTTACAGTAAAAGAAGTAAAGGAATTGTCCGATATTTTGAAAAGCGACTATGGCATTGAGCCGGCAGCAGCAGCAGTAGCAGTAGCAGCACCCGCAGTAGCAGGTGGAGCAGCAGACGCAGCAGCAGCTAAAACCGAATTCGATGTTATCCTTAAATCAGCAGGCGCTGCTAAATTAGGTGTAGTTAAAGTTGTTAAAGACTTAACCGGACTTGGCTTGAAAGAAGCTAAAGATTTAGTAGATGCAGCTCCAAAACCTGTTAAGGAAAAGGTTTCTAAAGAAGAAGCTGATGCACTTAAGGCAAAATTAGAAGAAGCCGGTGCAGAGGTTGAAATTAAGTAG
- the raiA gene encoding ribosome-associated translation inhibitor RaiA, protein MTIDFQYVNFKADQKLLAYISKKLSKMGTYYDGIVNMIVYLKVINTDSKENKSIEVKANVSNQTLFVSEVSQSFESAVDKVEEKLRTQVQKYKAKQA, encoded by the coding sequence ATGACAATCGATTTTCAGTATGTAAACTTCAAAGCAGATCAAAAATTACTTGCTTACATTTCAAAAAAACTTAGCAAAATGGGTACCTATTATGACGGAATCGTCAATATGATTGTGTATCTCAAGGTCATCAATACGGACAGTAAAGAAAATAAGTCAATAGAGGTCAAAGCGAATGTGTCGAACCAAACCCTCTTTGTATCCGAAGTGAGTCAAAGTTTTGAATCTGCTGTTGATAAAGTGGAAGAAAAGCTTCGCACACAAGTGCAGAAATACAAGGCAAAACAAGCCTAA
- the rplK gene encoding 50S ribosomal protein L11, which yields MAKEITGYLKLQVKGGQANPAPPIGPALGSKGVNIMEFCKQFNARTQDKMGKVLPVVLTLYSDKSFDFIIKTPPVVAQLLEVTKVKGGSAEPNRKKVAEVSWEQVRQIAEAKMPDLNCFEVESAMRMVAGTARSMGIEVKGQAPWA from the coding sequence ATGGCAAAGGAAATAACCGGATATTTAAAATTACAAGTAAAAGGAGGACAAGCCAATCCTGCTCCACCTATTGGTCCGGCATTAGGTTCTAAAGGAGTAAATATTATGGAGTTTTGTAAGCAATTCAATGCTAGAACTCAAGATAAAATGGGTAAAGTATTACCTGTGGTACTCACATTGTATTCAGATAAATCTTTTGATTTTATCATCAAAACCCCACCTGTAGTAGCTCAATTACTTGAAGTTACAAAAGTAAAAGGCGGTTCTGCTGAGCCTAACAGAAAAAAAGTAGCTGAAGTTTCATGGGAACAAGTACGTCAGATTGCAGAAGCAAAAATGCCGGATTTGAATTGTTTCGAAGTAGAGTCCGCTATGCGTATGGTTGCCGGAACAGCAAGAAGTATGGGTATTGAAGTTAAAGGACAAGCTCCCTGGGCATAA
- the nusG gene encoding transcription termination/antitermination protein NusG: MTEEFSWYVVRAISGQEKKIAKYIESELEHAKLSKYVQQILIPMEKVYQIKNGKKIAKDRSFFPGYILIHANLMGEVAPTIKSVNGVVGFLGANDLPVPLRQGEVNRILGNVDEISENSEERVEPFIVGEHVKVIDGPFSGFSGVIEEANEEKKKLKVMVKIFGRKTPLELNYGQVEKE, encoded by the coding sequence ATGACAGAAGAATTTAGCTGGTATGTAGTAAGAGCAATTAGCGGTCAAGAAAAAAAGATTGCTAAGTATATTGAATCTGAATTGGAACATGCTAAGTTAAGCAAGTATGTTCAGCAAATTTTGATTCCTATGGAGAAGGTTTATCAAATTAAAAATGGCAAGAAAATCGCCAAGGATAGAAGCTTTTTTCCTGGATATATTCTTATACACGCAAACTTAATGGGAGAAGTTGCTCCGACTATTAAATCAGTGAATGGTGTCGTAGGTTTTTTGGGTGCAAATGATTTACCGGTTCCTCTCAGACAAGGTGAAGTAAACAGAATCTTAGGTAATGTTGATGAAATATCCGAGAACAGTGAGGAAAGAGTTGAACCATTTATAGTGGGAGAACATGTTAAAGTGATTGATGGTCCGTTTAGCGGATTTAGTGGAGTGATAGAAGAAGCAAACGAAGAAAAGAAAAAATTAAAAGTAATGGTTAAGATTTTTGGAAGAAAAACCCCCTTAGAGCTTAACTATGGACAAGTTGAAAAAGAATAA
- the rplA gene encoding 50S ribosomal protein L1 has translation MKLTKNRKAALAKYEQGKSYSLAEATQVVKNITTTKFDASVDVDVRLGVDPRQSNQMVRGVATLPHGTGKTVRVLVLCTPDKEQEAKDAGADHVGLDDYIEKIQNGWLDIDIIITMPAVMAKLGRLGKILGPRNLMPNPKSGTVTTDIGKAVGEVKAGKIDFKVDKSGIIHASVGKVSFDANKLSENTAELIQTLQKLKPSSAKGIYFKSIYLSSTMSPGVNVDVKSIPGI, from the coding sequence ATGAAACTAACTAAAAATAGAAAAGCAGCATTAGCAAAATATGAGCAAGGAAAGTCTTATTCCTTAGCAGAAGCTACACAGGTTGTTAAAAATATAACGACCACAAAGTTTGATGCCTCAGTTGATGTTGATGTAAGACTTGGTGTTGATCCTCGCCAGAGTAACCAAATGGTGAGAGGTGTTGCAACACTTCCGCATGGAACTGGCAAAACCGTACGAGTTTTGGTTCTTTGTACACCTGATAAAGAACAAGAAGCAAAAGATGCAGGTGCTGACCATGTGGGTTTAGATGATTATATAGAAAAGATTCAAAACGGCTGGCTAGATATTGATATTATTATCACTATGCCCGCTGTAATGGCCAAGTTGGGAAGACTTGGTAAGATATTAGGTCCCAGAAACTTAATGCCAAATCCAAAGTCAGGAACTGTTACAACTGACATTGGCAAGGCAGTAGGAGAGGTAAAAGCAGGTAAAATTGACTTCAAAGTTGATAAATCCGGTATTATTCATGCTTCCGTTGGTAAAGTGTCTTTTGATGCTAACAAATTGTCAGAGAATACAGCCGAGTTAATCCAAACTTTACAAAAGCTTAAGCCATCTTCTGCAAAGGGGATCTATTTTAAAAGCATTTACCTTTCCAGTACTATGAGCCCGGGGGTAAATGTGGATGTTAAATCAATTCCAGGAATATAA
- the tuf gene encoding elongation factor Tu, translating to MAKEKFDRSKAHVNIGTIGHVDHGKTTLTAAITTVLANAGFSEARSYDSIDNAPEEKERGITINTSHVEYQTQTRHYAHVDCPGHADYVKNMVTGAAQMDGAILVVAATDGPMPQTREHILLARQVGVPKLVVFMNKCDMVDDPELLDLVEMEIRDLLNFYSFDGDNTPIIRGSALGGLNGDPKWSQSILDLMKAVDEWIPIPARLVDQPFLMPIEDIFSITGRGTVATGRIERGVINVGDAVDIIGMGTEKLSSTCTGVEMFRKLLDRGEAGDNAGILLRGIEKTDIKRGMVICKPGSVTPHHKFKAEIYVLTKEEGGRHTPFFNKYRPQFYFRTTDVTGEVKLPDGTEMVMPGDNVTITVDLIAPIAMEKGLRFAIREGGRTIGAGQVTDIIE from the coding sequence ATGGCAAAAGAAAAATTTGACCGCTCCAAAGCACACGTAAACATCGGTACTATTGGACACGTTGACCACGGTAAAACTACTTTGACCGCGGCAATTACTACAGTTCTGGCTAATGCAGGATTCTCTGAAGCACGTTCTTACGACTCTATTGATAATGCACCGGAAGAAAAAGAAAGAGGTATTACTATTAACACTTCACACGTTGAATATCAAACCCAAACACGTCACTACGCTCACGTTGACTGTCCGGGTCACGCTGACTATGTAAAGAACATGGTTACAGGTGCGGCTCAGATGGACGGTGCTATCCTTGTGGTAGCTGCTACTGACGGACCAATGCCTCAAACTCGTGAACACATCCTTCTTGCTCGTCAGGTAGGTGTTCCTAAATTGGTTGTATTTATGAACAAATGCGATATGGTGGATGATCCAGAATTGTTAGATTTAGTAGAAATGGAAATTCGCGATTTGTTAAATTTCTATAGTTTTGATGGTGACAACACTCCTATTATCAGAGGTTCTGCTTTGGGTGGATTGAATGGTGACCCAAAATGGTCTCAATCTATCCTTGACCTAATGAAAGCAGTAGATGAGTGGATTCCTATTCCTGCTCGTCTTGTTGACCAACCTTTCCTTATGCCGATTGAAGACATTTTTTCAATCACAGGTCGTGGAACTGTTGCAACAGGAAGAATTGAAAGAGGTGTTATCAACGTAGGTGATGCAGTGGATATCATTGGAATGGGTACTGAGAAACTTTCTTCAACTTGTACCGGAGTTGAAATGTTTAGAAAACTTCTTGACAGAGGTGAAGCAGGTGACAACGCAGGTATTCTTCTTAGAGGTATTGAAAAAACTGATATTAAAAGAGGAATGGTTATTTGTAAACCAGGTTCTGTTACACCTCACCACAAGTTCAAAGCTGAGATTTATGTATTGACAAAAGAAGAAGGTGGTCGTCACACTCCTTTCTTTAATAAATACAGACCTCAATTCTATTTCAGAACTACTGACGTTACAGGTGAAGTAAAACTTCCTGATGGAACTGAAATGGTTATGCCGGGTGATAATGTTACCATCACTGTAGATCTTATCGCTCCGATTGCAATGGAAAAAGGTTTGAGATTTGCAATTCGTGAAGGTGGTAGAACTATCGGTGCCGGTCAGGTAACTGACATTATCGAATAA